GCGTGGCCAGCCATTCGATGCGGCTGCCGTCGAATTCGACACGCGTGCGGCGTAATTCGATCGCGCGCCGGAATAACGACAGCGTCGAATCGGGATCGCTAAGCTGCTTTTCGACGGTCAGCGCCGCCCATTCCGGCGGCATCGGCAGCCAGGTGTCAGAGCACCTGGAAAACCCGAACGGCGGGCCCTCGCCGCTCCACGGTATCGGCACCCGGCAGCCGTCGCGTCCGCGCTCGGTATGCCCCGAGCGCTCCCAGGTCGGATCCTGCAGCACTTCGTCGGGCAGGTCCACGTCGGGCAGGCCCAGCTCCTGACCGTTGTAGAGAAAGGCGACGCCCGGCAGGGCGAGCATCACCATCGCCATGGCCCGCGCCCGCTGCAGTCCGATCGTCCCGCCGCCGTAGCGGGTGACCTCCCGCCCGACGTCGTGGTTGGCCAGTGTCCAGGTTGGAGGAGCGCCTGCGATCGCCGCGGCGGCCAGCGTGTTGTCGATTGCGTCGCGGACCTCGTCGGCATCGAAATCGGCCTTGGCCAACCGGAAGTTGAACCCGAGATGCAGCTCGTCGGGCCGCAGGTATTCGGCCCAGCGGGCGTTGTCATCCACCCAGATCTCGCCGATGGTGACCGCGCCAGGATAGTCGTTTACGACCGCGCGGATATGGCGGTGAATCGCATGCACATTGGGATGGTTGAACCGCGGATCGTCGTCCCGGTGGCGCAGCAGTCGGTTGCCCTTCGTCTTCATGTCCGGCAGGCCGGGGGGCTTGGCCATCCCATGCGCGACGTCGATGCGGAAGCCGTCCACGCCGCGTTCCAGCCAAAACCGCAGCGTCTTCTCGAGGTCGTCGAACACCTCGGGGTTGTCCCAATTCAGGTCCGGCTGCTCGGCGTCGAACAGGTGCAGGTACCACTGGCCCGGATTGCCGTCCGGCTCGACCACCCGGGTCCAGGCCGGTCCACCGAACACCGACTCCCAGTTGTTCGGCGGCGTCGATCCGCCGGGTCCACGGCCGTCGCGAAAGATGTAGCGATCCCGCGCAGCGCTGCCCGGCCCGCCCGCCAGCGCGGCCTGAAACCACGGATGTTGCGAGCTGGTGTGGTTGGGCACCAAATCCATGGTGATCTTGATCCCGCGCCGGTGCGCCTCGCCGATCAGGCGTTCGAGCGCGGCCAGCCCGCCGAACAGCGGGTCGACGTCACGCGGATCGGCAACGTCGTAGCCGTGGTCGGCCATCGGCGAGACGGTCACCGGGTTGAGCCAGATCGCGTCGACTCCCAGTGAACTCAGGTAGTTGAGGCGAGCCACCACTCCGTCCAGGTCGCCGACGCCGTCGCCATTGCTGTCGGCGAAGGACCGGGGATACACCTGGTAGAACACCGCATGCGACCACCACGCGCGGCCATCACCTCCGCCCATCAGAACGGGGAGTTGACCAGGGAGTGGGCCGCCATTTCCAGGTAGTCGAGCAATTCCTTGCGGTGCTCGTCGTCGAGGGTCTGTGAGTCGATGGAGGCGACGGCGGTGTGCATGCACCGCAGCCAGGCGTCGCGCTCGAGCGGGGAAATCCGAAACGGCATGTGGCGCATCCGCAGCCTGGGGTGGCCACGCCGTTCGGAGTAGGTTCGCGGGCCGCCCCAGTACTGCTCGAGGAACATCCGCAATCGTTCCTCGGCGCCGGAGAGGTCCTCTTCGGGATAGACCGGGCGCAGGATCTCGTCCTCGGCGACCAGCTCGTAAAAGCGTGACACGATCGCGTGAAAGGTTTCCGCGCCGCCGACGGCGTCGTAGAAGGACTGTTGCACCGGTTCCATCGCCTCCATTGTGGTCCATCGCCGGGGAGCCGAGCGCACGCGGGCGTGTCGGCCTGATCACCCCGCGCCACCCGATGTTCACCGATTGACCAGGGCACACACTCTGAATTGACGTGCGATCGAGGGCGAATCATGGTGGACTGTTCGGCGGAGGACCTATGGCGCAGCGCAAGAAACGCCGCAGCCACCGCAGTTGTGCGGCCGCGGCAGGGCTAACCGGGCCGGCGGCCGGTTCACGCCTGCGCAGCGTCGATGCCCATCCACCCAGTCCCCACGACGGCGCCTCTTTCTGGACGCGCCGTCGTGTGCTGTTGCTGAACTCCACTTACGAGCCGCTGACCGCGTTGCCGCTGCGCCGGGCGATCATCATGCTGATCTGCGGTAAGGCCGATGTCGTCCACGACGACCCGGCCGGGCCGGTCATCCACTCGGCGACAAGGTCGATCACCGCGCCGTCGGTGATCCGGTTGCGCTCGTACGTCCGGGTGCCATACCGGGCTCGCATCCCGCTGACCAGGGCCGCGCTGATGCACCGCGATCGGTTCTGTTGCGCCTATTGCGGGTCCAAGGCCGACACCGTCGACCACGTGGTGCCGCGTAGCCGCGGCGGTGACCACTCTTGGGAGAACTGTGTGGCTTGCTGCTCCACCTGCAACCACCGCAAGGGCGACAAGCTGCTCGACGAGCTTGGCTGGACGCTGCGCCTAGCGCCGACATCGCCGAAGGGACAGCACTGGCGACTGCTGTCGACGGTCAAAGAACTCGACCCGGCGTGGGCCCGATACCTGGGCGAGGGTGCTGCCTAGCCCCGCAGCATTGCCGAGCGTGTAGCGCGACGGGTGGAGCCGGGCAACCCCACGATGGGATACGGTTTGCGTCGTGAGCATGATGGAGATTCACCTGTACTTCGTGGGAATCCCGCTGTTGCTGGTGGTGGTGCTGGCGGCGCTGATCTGGTCACGCAGGGGACCGCATCCGGCGACGTACAAGTTGTCGGAGCCGTGGACGCATCCCCCGATCCTGTGGGCCGCCACCGACGAGGACGTCGGCGACCACCACGGACACGGCAACTCGGAGTTCAGCGTGGGAGGTGGCGCCAGTGGCAGCTGGTGAAGTCGCGACGATCGAACCCACCCAGCTGCCGAACGGTTGGGTCATCACCGCCAGCGGGCGAATCTCCGGGGTCACCGAGCCGGGCGACGTCTCGGTGCATTACCCGTTTCCGATCAAAGAACTTGTCACGCTTGACGACGCGCTGACCTACGGGTCGCGGGCAGCCAAGGCGCGGCTGGCCGTCTACATCGGCGATCTGGGCAGCGACACCGCAGCGCGGGCCCGCGAGATCCTGGCGAACGTTCCGACCCCCAACAACGCGGTCCTGGTCGCCGTTTCACCTGATCAGCACGCGATCGAGGTGGTCTACGGCGCGCAGGTGCGCGGCCGCGGCGCCGAATCGGCGGCACCATCCGCCGTGGCGGCCGCTGCGTCAGCGTTCCAAGAGGGCAACCTGATCGACGGGCTGGTCAGCGCGGTCCGGGTGCTCAGCGCCGGGATCACACCGGCCTAGTTGACCGCGTGGCCGCAAGCGGCCCCGCTCGTAGATCAGGCCGGCTCCGCGGCGTCGAACCGTTGGGCGTGTAGCGCGCGCTCCACCTCGGCGCGGCCTTCTAGCACCAGTCGGCGCAACGGTGGAGGCACGTCGGGGTCGGCCAGGAATTCATCGGCGGCGGCGAGCCCGTCGTCGCTAATGTCCCAGGACGGATACAGGCCGATTACCACCGTTTGCGCGACTTCACTTGACCGCCGGGCCCAGACCCCAGGGATGGCCGCGAAGTAGCGCGGGGTGAACGGCTTGAGCAACTCGCCCTGGCCGGGTGCTGTGATCCCCGCAATGATCGATCGCCCCACGACGTTGGGCAGTGTGTCGTCCTCGATCACCTTGGTCCAGGCGTCCTCCTTGACCCGCAGTTGCGGTCGCGCAGCCGAGGCTTTAGCGGCGTTGCGCTTGCCGGCCGCCGTGGGATCGCGCTGCACCTCGGTGTCGATGAAAGGGGTTTCCGGCCCGTCGGCATCGACGACGCCCGCGGCGGCCAGCGCGGTGACGATGCGCCACCGCAGATCGGTGTCCACCGCGAGACCCTTCAGCCCCAGTTCAGCCGGGTCGGTTTCCAGCAACTGCGACAACACCGCGGTGTGCCGCTCGGAGAGCACCGACGCGCACAGCGCGTTGACGTACGCCAGCTGGCGATCCGATCCGGGCTCGGCGGCGCGGGCCAACTCCAGCAGCCGGTCGTCGAATGCCGGCCAACCGTGCTCGCGAGCCCAGTCCGGCTCGGCATAGGAGCCCAGCGCGGTCTGCGCCTGTTGCAACAGCCGCTGAGCCACCCCGATCTCGGTTTCGGCCTGAACCCCGCCCGAGACCAGCGTCACGAAATCGCGGGCTTTTAATTCGGCGTCGCGGGTCATCTCCCACGCCGCCGACCACACCAGCGTGCGGGGCAGCGGCTCGGCGATATCGGCGATGCGCTCCAGCGCCGTCTGCAACGAGTGCTGGTCGAGCCGCAGCGAGCAGTAAGTCAGGTCGTCGTCGTTGACCAGCACCAACTTTCCACGCGAAACACCTTGCAGCGCTTGCACTTCCGTCGTCGGACCAGCGACATCAAGTTCTTCGCGGCGTACCCGCACCAGTTTTCCGCTTCCGTCGTCGTCGTAAATGCCAACCGCCAGCCGATGCACCCGCGTTTCACCGCCGCCGGGCTGGGCGCCACTCTGGAGGATCGCAAATCGGGTGAACCGGCCATCGGCGTCGACGTCGAAATCTGCCCGCAGCGTGTTCAGCCCGGTGGTTTTCAGCCACTGCTGACCCCAGTCGGAAAGGTCGCGGCCGGACGCCGTCTCCAGCGCCGCCAGCAGGTCGTCGAACGTTGCGTTGCTGAAGGCGTGCGTTTTGAAGTAGTCGCGCAGCCCGGCCATGAAGTTGTCGAGCCCGACGTAGGCCACCAGCTGTTTGAGCACGCTGGCCCCCTTGGCGTAGGTGATCCCGTCGAAGTTGACCTCGACCGCGGCCAGGTCGGGGATGTCGGCCGCCACGGGATGCGTCGAGGGCAGCTGATCCTGCCGGTAGGCCCACGACTTCTCGGCGTTGGCGAATGAGGTCCAGGCCTCGGTGAATTCGGTTGCCTCACTTTGGCACAGCACCGAGGCGAAGGTGGCGAACGACTCGTTGAGCCACAGATCGTCCCACCACCGCATCGTGACCAGATCACCGAACCACATGTGCGCCATCTCGTGCAGGACGGTCTCGGCGCGACGCTCGTAAGACGCCCGGGTGACCTTGCTGCGGAACACGTAGTCCTCGATGAAGGTCACCGCACCCGCGTTTTCCATTGCACCGGCGTTGAATTCGGGCACGAACAGCTGGTCGTACTTGCCGAAAGCGTAGGGCATGCCAAAGTGCTTGTGGTAGAAGCCGAACCCCTGCTTTGTCTGGGTGAACAGCCGCTCGGCGTCCATGTACTGGGCCAGTGTGGCCCGGCAGAAGATACCGAGCGGGATCTCGCCGTGCTCGTCGATGTAGGTATCGGTCCACTTCGCGTAGGGTCCGGCGATCAGTGCGACCAGGTAGGTGCTCATCCGCGGGGTGGTGGCAAACGTGTGCACACCGTCCTCGACGCTGAGAGGCGCCGCGTTGGAGATGACCTGCCAGTGCTCGGGTGCTCGCACCGACACGTCGAAGGCGGCCTTGATGTCGGGTTGGTCGAAGCAGGCGAACATGCGCTTGGCGTCGGCGGTTTCGAACTGCGAGTACAGGTACACCTCGTTGTCGACGGGGTCGACGAAACGGTGCAGGCCCTCGCCGGTGTTGGAGTAGCGGCAGTCGGCGTCGACCACGAGCTCGTTGTGCTCGGCCAAGCCGACCAGCGTGATCCCGGTCGACTCGTCATAGCCGGAAATGTCGAGCTCGCGGCCGTTGAGGGTGGCGCGGTGAACGGTGTCTGCGGCGATGTCGATGAAGGTGTCAGCACCGGGCAGCGCATCGAACGCCACCGTCGTCGTCGAACGGAAGGTGCGTTCGCCGGGCCCACCGTTGCCGTCGGTTAGATCGAGGCTGATGCGGTACGTGTCGACGGTGATCAGGGCGGCGCGTTCGACGGCTTGGTCACGGGTCAAATTGGGAAGTGCCACGGGTCTAAACCTAGCCGCCGGGAACACAGCGCCTGCGGCTACGGTTGTGCTGGACGGCTGTCCACCCCGTCGATGAGAGGATCTTGCATGCCCGAGAAGTCAGTTGCCGATTTCTGGTTCGACCCGCTGTGCCCTTGGGCCTGGATAACCTCACGCTGGATCCTCGAAGTGGAGAAGGTCCGTGACATCGAGACGAACTTTCACGTCATGAGCCTGGCGATTCTCAACGAGGGCCGCGACGACCTGCCGGAGAAGTACAAAGAGGGAATGCAAAAGGCGTGGGGCCCGGTTCGGGTGGCAATTGCCGCGGAACAGGCCCACGGCGCCGAAGTGCTCGCCCCGCTCTACACGGCGATGGGGATCCGCATCCACAACGAGGGCAACAAGGATCTCGACGACGTCATCAAGCAGTCGCTGGCCGAGGTCGGTTTGCCTGCCGAGTTGGCGAAGGCCGCTAACACCGACGCATACGACGAGGCACTGCGCAAAAGCCACCACGCGGGCATGGACGCGGTGGGCGACGACGTCGGCACACCGACCATCCACGTCAACGGGGTCGCGTTCTTCGGGCCGGTGCTGTCGAGGATTCCGCGCGGCGAGGAGGCCGGCAAGCTGTGGGACGCCTCGGTGACCTTCGCGTCGTACCCACATTTCTGGGAGCTGAAGCGGACCCGCACCGAGCCGCCGCAATTCGACTGAGCGCGGCGAGGCTTCCGGCACAATGTCGGGCATGCGCGTCTACCTCGGCTCTGACCACGCCGGCTACGACCTCAAGCAGCACATCATCGAACATCTGAAAAAATCCGGGCACGAGCCGATCGACTGCGGCGCATTCAGCTATCAAGCCGACGACGACTACCCGCCGTTTTGCATCGCCGCCGCCACCCGCACGGTGGCCGACCCCGATAGCCTGGGCATCGTGCTGGGAGGTTCCGGCAACGGCGAGCAGATCGCCGCCAACAAGGTGCCCGGCGCGCGCTGCGCACTGGCGTGGAGCGTAGAAACCGCGACGTTGGCCCGCGAGCACAACAATGCCCAGCTCATCGGCATCGGTGGCCGGATGCACACGGTGTCCGAAGCGCTCGCGATCGTCGACGCGTTCCTGACCGCGCAGTGGTCGAAAGCCGAACGCCACCAACGTCGTATCGACATTCTCGACGAGTACGAACGCACCCATGAGGCGCCGCCGGTGCCTGGCGCGAAACCCTCGACGGCTGGTTGACCATGCCCGAAGGGCATACCTTGCACCGGCTGGCCCGGCTGCATCAACGGCGCTTCGGCGGTGCGCCGGTGGCCGTGTCCAGCCCGCAGGGCCGCTTCGCCGCAGCGGCGTCCGCCGTGGACGGGCTGGTACTACGGCGCACCAGCGTTTGGGGCAAGCACCTGTTCCACCACTACGTCGACGGTCCAACGGTGCATGTCCATCTCGGTTTGTACGGTCACTTCACGGAATGGCCCCGTCGGCCCGGACTCGCCATCCCGCCACCGGTGGGGCAGGTGCGGATGCGGATGGTGGGGGTCGAATACGGCACCGACTTGCGCGGCCCGACCGTGTGCCAACTGCTCGACGACGCCCAGGTGGCCGACGTGGTGTCGCGGCTTGGCCCCGACCCGCTGCGCCGCGATGCCGACCCGGCCTGGGCATGGACGCGGATCGCCAAGTCCCGCAGGCCTATCGGCGCACTGCTGATGGACCAAACGGTGATTGCCGGCGTCGGCAACGTGTACCGCAACGAACTACCCTTTCGCCACGGCATCAACCCGCACCGGCCCGGCCGGACGATCACCGACGCCGAATTCGACACGGCCTGGCGGGATCTGGTGACGCTGATGAAGATTGGTCTACGCCGTGGCCAGATCATCGTAGTACGTCCAGAACATGACTGCGGCGCACCGTCATACCTGCCTGACCGTCCCCGCACCTATGTGTACCGCCGTGCCGGAGAGCCATGCCGGATCTGCTCGACGACCATCGTCACCGCCGAGTTGGAGGGCCGCAATGTGTTTTGGTGTCCGACGTGTCAGCGATGAATCCGCTGGCCGCCAACTGTTAATTCCTAGCGTATTGCCAGCAAGTTGTCAGGAAGTTGTTCAGTAATATCGTGCGGCCCAATGACTTTGGTCCTACGTCACTATGGTATGAATGAAATGTGAAGAAATACATGCGTTTTACCGCAACGACAGTCATAGTCACCGCTGGCTTAGGACTGGCTGGATTGGGCGCAGCATCTGTTGCTCAGGCCCGGCCTGGACCCTTGCCGGATTATCACTGGTGCCCGGGCCAATTCTGGGATCCAGGTTGGGGTCCTAACTGGGACTGGGATGACTGCCACGACGATCACCATCGCGACATCGACGGGCCCGACCACGCCCGCGACTACTGGGGCGGGCCGGTAGACGATCGGGGACCCGATGCTCGTGGACCTGCCGACTGGCACCCTGGCCCGGGCAGACCTGACGACCACGGACCTGGCCCCGGGCGCTAGCAACTCTTAACCCCGCTTGACGCCCACCGCCGCATAGACCTCGTCACTCAACGCCACACTGCGGGGGTCGGCGTTGGCCTTGGTGGCGTCGTAGCGATTCATCACATAGGCGTAGCCGATCCGGTGCTCAAGGTCGACGAACGCGAACGACCCGCCTAGGCCGCCGTGCCCGAAAATCCCCGGGTTGGGTCCATTGAGGCAGCGCTGGTTGAGCATGTAGCCAAGACCCCACCCGTGGTCGGCGACTCGGGGACCTAGCACCAGGTCGGTCTCGAAGCCGCCCTGACATACCCGCACCAGTTCCATGTGGCGGCGGGTGAGCAGCTTCTCTTGGGCCAGCGCGTTGTAGAACGTCGCCATGCCCAACGCCGACACCTGGGCGTTGTTGGCCGGAAACTCTAGCTGTCGCCAGAGCGTGAGGTCATTCGAGCCCAGCTCGTCGTCGGGCACGAACCCCATCCCGACGGCCAGCCCAGCCTTGGGGTGCTCGGCGAGCGTCACCGGGCAGGCGGGCGCCTGCGCTGAGGCCAACATCTCGCGGATGTGTGGCTTGTCCACCAAATCCGCGCAGCGGTGATGTTCGGTGGCGGGCAAGCCGATGTGGACGTCGATACCCAGCGGTTCGGCGATCTCACTGCGCAGGTACTGGCCGATGGTGGTGCCGGTGACCCGGCGAAACACCTCGCCGAGGATGAAGCCGAAGGTGAACATGTGGTAGCCCTGCGCGGTGTTGGGTTTCCACCACGGCTCGGCGGCGGCCAGCCGGTCGCACACCAGATCCCAGTCAGCCATCTGCTGCCAGGGCACCGGCTTGCGCGGACCGATCACCCCCGAGCGGTGGTTCATCACCATCGCCACCGTGATGTCTTTCTTGCCTGCCCGGCCGAATTCCGGCCAATAGCGGGAGACAGGCGCGTGCAGGTCGATCTCACCGCGCTCGGCCAGCCGATGCACACAGGTGCTCGTCAGGCCTTTGGTCCCGGACAACACCGTGGCCAGCGTGTCCT
This Mycobacterium xenopi DNA region includes the following protein-coding sequences:
- a CDS encoding Rv2466c family mycothiol-dependent reductase; this encodes MPEKSVADFWFDPLCPWAWITSRWILEVEKVRDIETNFHVMSLAILNEGRDDLPEKYKEGMQKAWGPVRVAIAAEQAHGAEVLAPLYTAMGIRIHNEGNKDLDDVIKQSLAEVGLPAELAKAANTDAYDEALRKSHHAGMDAVGDDVGTPTIHVNGVAFFGPVLSRIPRGEEAGKLWDASVTFASYPHFWELKRTRTEPPQFD
- a CDS encoding Fpg/Nei family DNA glycosylase, translated to MPEGHTLHRLARLHQRRFGGAPVAVSSPQGRFAAAASAVDGLVLRRTSVWGKHLFHHYVDGPTVHVHLGLYGHFTEWPRRPGLAIPPPVGQVRMRMVGVEYGTDLRGPTVCQLLDDAQVADVVSRLGPDPLRRDADPAWAWTRIAKSRRPIGALLMDQTVIAGVGNVYRNELPFRHGINPHRPGRTITDAEFDTAWRDLVTLMKIGLRRGQIIVVRPEHDCGAPSYLPDRPRTYVYRRAGEPCRICSTTIVTAELEGRNVFWCPTCQR
- the pepN gene encoding aminopeptidase N, whose translation is MALPNLTRDQAVERAALITVDTYRISLDLTDGNGGPGERTFRSTTTVAFDALPGADTFIDIAADTVHRATLNGRELDISGYDESTGITLVGLAEHNELVVDADCRYSNTGEGLHRFVDPVDNEVYLYSQFETADAKRMFACFDQPDIKAAFDVSVRAPEHWQVISNAAPLSVEDGVHTFATTPRMSTYLVALIAGPYAKWTDTYIDEHGEIPLGIFCRATLAQYMDAERLFTQTKQGFGFYHKHFGMPYAFGKYDQLFVPEFNAGAMENAGAVTFIEDYVFRSKVTRASYERRAETVLHEMAHMWFGDLVTMRWWDDLWLNESFATFASVLCQSEATEFTEAWTSFANAEKSWAYRQDQLPSTHPVAADIPDLAAVEVNFDGITYAKGASVLKQLVAYVGLDNFMAGLRDYFKTHAFSNATFDDLLAALETASGRDLSDWGQQWLKTTGLNTLRADFDVDADGRFTRFAILQSGAQPGGGETRVHRLAVGIYDDDGSGKLVRVRREELDVAGPTTEVQALQGVSRGKLVLVNDDDLTYCSLRLDQHSLQTALERIADIAEPLPRTLVWSAAWEMTRDAELKARDFVTLVSGGVQAETEIGVAQRLLQQAQTALGSYAEPDWAREHGWPAFDDRLLELARAAEPGSDRQLAYVNALCASVLSERHTAVLSQLLETDPAELGLKGLAVDTDLRWRIVTALAAAGVVDADGPETPFIDTEVQRDPTAAGKRNAAKASAARPQLRVKEDAWTKVIEDDTLPNVVGRSIIAGITAPGQGELLKPFTPRYFAAIPGVWARRSSEVAQTVVIGLYPSWDISDDGLAAADEFLADPDVPPPLRRLVLEGRAEVERALHAQRFDAAEPA
- a CDS encoding glycoside hydrolase family 13 protein is translated as MGGGDGRAWWSHAVFYQVYPRSFADSNGDGVGDLDGVVARLNYLSSLGVDAIWLNPVTVSPMADHGYDVADPRDVDPLFGGLAALERLIGEAHRRGIKITMDLVPNHTSSQHPWFQAALAGGPGSAARDRYIFRDGRGPGGSTPPNNWESVFGGPAWTRVVEPDGNPGQWYLHLFDAEQPDLNWDNPEVFDDLEKTLRFWLERGVDGFRIDVAHGMAKPPGLPDMKTKGNRLLRHRDDDPRFNHPNVHAIHRHIRAVVNDYPGAVTIGEIWVDDNARWAEYLRPDELHLGFNFRLAKADFDADEVRDAIDNTLAAAAIAGAPPTWTLANHDVGREVTRYGGGTIGLQRARAMAMVMLALPGVAFLYNGQELGLPDVDLPDEVLQDPTWERSGHTERGRDGCRVPIPWSGEGPPFGFSRCSDTWLPMPPEWAALTVEKQLSDPDSTLSLFRRAIELRRTRVEFDGSRIEWLATPRDALIFRCPAGLICALNAGDRPLTLPDGELLLASASLVDGKLSPNAAAWLV
- a CDS encoding globin, with the translated sequence MQQSFYDAVGGAETFHAIVSRFYELVAEDEILRPVYPEEDLSGAEERLRMFLEQYWGGPRTYSERRGHPRLRMRHMPFRISPLERDAWLRCMHTAVASIDSQTLDDEHRKELLDYLEMAAHSLVNSPF
- a CDS encoding ribose-5-phosphate isomerase, whose translation is MRVYLGSDHAGYDLKQHIIEHLKKSGHEPIDCGAFSYQADDDYPPFCIAAATRTVADPDSLGIVLGGSGNGEQIAANKVPGARCALAWSVETATLAREHNNAQLIGIGGRMHTVSEALAIVDAFLTAQWSKAERHQRRIDILDEYERTHEAPPVPGAKPSTAG
- a CDS encoding serine hydrolase domain-containing protein, yielding MGDVDIRGTCAPAFERVRDAFEQNFALRREVGAAVAVWVDGDLVVNLWGGSADAAGTRPWREDTLATVLSGTKGLTSTCVHRLAERGEIDLHAPVSRYWPEFGRAGKKDITVAMVMNHRSGVIGPRKPVPWQQMADWDLVCDRLAAAEPWWKPNTAQGYHMFTFGFILGEVFRRVTGTTIGQYLRSEIAEPLGIDVHIGLPATEHHRCADLVDKPHIREMLASAQAPACPVTLAEHPKAGLAVGMGFVPDDELGSNDLTLWRQLEFPANNAQVSALGMATFYNALAQEKLLTRRHMELVRVCQGGFETDLVLGPRVADHGWGLGYMLNQRCLNGPNPGIFGHGGLGGSFAFVDLEHRIGYAYVMNRYDATKANADPRSVALSDEVYAAVGVKRG
- a CDS encoding HNH endonuclease; translation: MAQRKKRRSHRSCAAAAGLTGPAAGSRLRSVDAHPPSPHDGASFWTRRRVLLLNSTYEPLTALPLRRAIIMLICGKADVVHDDPAGPVIHSATRSITAPSVIRLRSYVRVPYRARIPLTRAALMHRDRFCCAYCGSKADTVDHVVPRSRGGDHSWENCVACCSTCNHRKGDKLLDELGWTLRLAPTSPKGQHWRLLSTVKELDPAWARYLGEGAA
- a CDS encoding DUF5130 domain-containing protein, producing the protein MAAGEVATIEPTQLPNGWVITASGRISGVTEPGDVSVHYPFPIKELVTLDDALTYGSRAAKARLAVYIGDLGSDTAARAREILANVPTPNNAVLVAVSPDQHAIEVVYGAQVRGRGAESAAPSAVAAAASAFQEGNLIDGLVSAVRVLSAGITPA